DNA sequence from the Marinifilum sp. JC120 genome:
ATGAATCATTTCTTCGGACAGAAGAAGATTATGTAAAGACTTTCTCGAAATATCACTTATCAGATTCCKTTGTGGAAGACACAATTTTTTCTGARGAAYTSSCCATGATATATCTRATCCATRCATAATATCATGAAAAATGGATACAAATTTTTGACTGCTACTTAGTATCSGCAATARGTCTGAAAAAGTATCTAAAARTRWYAAATTTAGRTATYTGYACCCTGTCGAAGTAARGAACCATGGCATATATGTTTGGAAYAGATTCCATTTTGAGAGAKTTGAAWAAGCACTATCTCGTTGAAARGTTCTATMCATCTGCCSTTTSTCAACGCATTTYTTTAGRCAAAGACTCCGTTTTTTCCTCTGTAAATATTTCTCAGAACATGGAGTGTGAATCAAACCCATGTTTGAATTGAAATTGAGATACTGATGCAAGCTCTTCTCTTCTGAATCGGATAGATTCATATCTGAAAGAGTTTGACAATACGTTCTTTCAAAATTGACTCTTTGTCCCTCTATTAGAGGTGTTCCAGAAATGTCTGCAATCGAGTAAATAGCTCTACGAACTAATGGATCGGATCGAATTGG
Encoded proteins:
- a CDS encoding DUF825 domain-containing protein, yielding PIRSDPLVRRAIYSIADISGTPLIEGQRVNFERTYCQTLSDMNLSDSEEKSLHQYLNFNSNMGLIHTPCSEKYLQRKKRSLCLKKCVXKXQMXRTFQRDSAXSXLSKWNLFQTYMPWFXTSTGXXYLNLXXLDTFSDLLXILSSSQKFVSIFHDIMXGXDISWXXXQKKLCLPQRNLISDISRKSLHNLLLSEEMIH